From Canis lupus baileyi chromosome X, mCanLup2.hap1, whole genome shotgun sequence:
TCTGTCGTGAAATGTTCCAATTCTCTCAAAGGTGAAGTCCTTAATGCCATTGAAGAAAACGGTTTGAAAAACACGACATTCACCTATTTTACCTCTGATCATGGAGGACATTTGGAGGCAAGAGACGAACGTGGCCAGCTGGGGGGATGGAATGGAATATTCAGAGGTGAGACCAATGGATATCAGGGGTTAAAAGGCAGATAAAGGACCCACCAAATGACTCCCAGAAATACAGGTTGGAAAACAACCAGAAGGGGGAAAAGTGTGCATTTTCAAAGGTGGATTTCTTGAGCAGCTGCCATACACCAAATTCTATCCAGAtgttaagagagagaaaataagacatACGCCCTTCCCTTCAAGGGTTTACATTGTAGTGGAAGAGAgagatatacaaataaataagataaaattaaaataaatgccaCCCTAAATCAAAGGTAAGGCAGTAACCATAAGCTTAGTTACATATGTCCCTGTATTCCACTATGTCATGTGAGATTTGGGGCATTATacctttgtttttccatttttaaaaatattttattcatttatttgagagagagatagagatagagatagcatgagcagggggcgagagggagaagcaggctctctgctgagctgggagcctgacagaggggttggtcccaggaccccgagatcatgacctgagcccaaggtagatgcctagccagctgagccacccaggcgcccctatattgccattaaaaaaaatctgatacaGTCACTCTGCATGATTCGTGGATTCCATATTTACGAATTCacctacttgctaaaatttatcTGTAACCCCAAAATCAGTACTTGCAATGTCTTTGCGCTCATGTGAACAGCAGTGAAAACATTCATTGCCCGACACACACGTTCTCAGCTAAGGTCAGATGAGGCGACCCTGTTGCCTACATTTCATCTCTCAGACTATACACACGTGTcctttttgtggtgtctttagtggccatgtttttgtgattttgtttgggttttgttgatGACTCTGCTGCTTCAAGTGGCTCCAACTGTACTGCCAAAGGGCTGTGCTCTGTTCCCAAGGGCAAGAAGCTTGCCATGGGCCGTATGGAGAAAATAAGTACGTTAGATTAGCTTCATCCAGACTCGAGTTCCCGCACTGTTGGCCGTGAGGTCAATGCAAACGAATTGCAGTATCTACCCAAGAAGGGGTCTTTAaccaaaacatatgaaaatagaCCAATTGGCTGTTGCAAATACAGGGACCAGAGTCTCCCTGGTACTGAGCCCTGGATTAAATCTGGAAGTCGGGGTTCAGTATTTGCTAACTGGGTGTTTGTGGCGACTTTGTAGAACATCACTCTGGGGAGTAATGAGGGTCGACTGTGTATGTTCCTACAACTTGGAAGTGGATGTTTTCTCCCGTCTTCCGTGTACATCCTGAAGCTGTAATAGGTTCATGATTCTCATCATTTCCAGTAGTATATTCTACAAACCCCCGACACCTTGATTTCCGACTGTGAGACCCAGAGCAGAGTAGCCGCAAAGCCACATCCGACTCCCAACGTACAGAACCGAGACCTAATACACAGGAGTGAAGCTGCTGGTTTACAGTAACTTATTATGCAACAGCAGCAGCGCAAAATGAAAGCAGGCGAGGCGAGTGCAGTTATTACAGTTTCCAAACTGCAACAAAGCTGCATTTATTTAGCAAGACTCCGAACACATGTACCCTTCTTGTTTACAAGTCTCCTTTTGTAACATAGGATGGCTTTAACTCCCATACCCAGAGTTCCTAGGGAGTATAAGCATGTTGTCTAATGCTCAGTACCTATACGCCTTTCCCCAAGAGCCAATCTGGGCCCAAACCCATTGCCAGGGGtcccagaaatgaaaaataaccagGAAAAGCAGTAAAGGAACAGGTGGGTGGTATGGCAAgcaggtgggagaggaagagaagcaggggaAGAGATCCCAGACCCAATTTCTAGtccttccagaaagaaaaaggatagaGGAAGGATCATGCACACTGTGAAATCCAAATGCATTACACCTCTGAAGCCACGCATCGCACGCCCCGTGTGTTCCAATGGTCATAAAGACTCATCGAATGTCAAGAGGAGAGCATATGGACTCCACCTGCCAGTGGGGGTATGGCGAGGTTCTGGAATTATTGCAGCAAATATTTTGGGAGGTGCAGGTTGCTAAAGTGTGCATTTGTGAGCAGGGGTGCCCAGGTCcatagacagagacagacaggtgtatccaggtgtgtgtgtgtggatgggaCCATCTCCTGGAGAATTCTAATGGCACTTACTTACTTACAGGTGGCAAAGGGATGGGGGGCTGGGAAGGCGGCATCCGCGTCCCGGGGATCTTCCGGTGGCCTGGGGTGCTGCCGGCTGGCCGAGTGATCCACGAGCCCACCAGCCTGATGGATGTCTTCCCCACCGTGGTCCAGCTGGGGGGCGGCGAGGTGCCCCAGGACAGGTACACATGCAGTGAGACCCCTTCATGCCCCAATTCCTGACAGCTATCCTTTACTATTTCACATGTAATGAGAAAACCTACCACGAGATTAAAGTTCTCACATCCTCGCATGGAGGGGACAGCCTAATGCAAAATAATCACACTCGGCAAAGAGTGATGATATAAAATATTGGGTCCTTCTCGTTTTGCTGTTTTGGTAAAATTTTATAACTCCGCACAGCAATGAGGGGATTGAAAGCATTAGATGTCGATCCGTTGAAACTCATCTCCCTATGATTTCCTGAAATGGACTTTTGCCCATATTTTAGTGAGGCTCTCACagcatgctttaaaaaatgatttattaccTCAATATTAGCACATGACCAAAGTCTCTTGCTAACacaagataaaaacaaagcagTAAATATTTTGGTCATGATTGGATTTTACTCCATTTAGAGGGGCAAATAAATACTCCCGTATGAGAGAGATGGAACCAGTGCAGGTACATGTCTGTGCttataaaataagacatttatcTTAAGGGATTGGCTCATGCAATTGTGGAGGCTGGCAAACTGAAATCCTTACGTCAGGCCATCAGGCTGCAAACTCAGGTAGGATTGCTGTGTTGCAATCTTGAGGCAAAATCCCATCTTCCCTGGAAAACCCGTCTTTGCTCTTGGTGGCTGTCAACGGATTTGGTGAGGCCCACCCTCATTATGAATGGGCTCTGTTTTGCACAGAGCCCACTGACTGTGGATGTCAACCATTTCTGAAAAAACAAGTGCCCTCACAGCAACCCTTAGACTGGCGTTTTACCAAATCACTGAAGACTGTAACCCAGCCACGTAGACACAGAAAACAGAACTGTCATCATTAGggtataattaaaataaaggtGCTTTACAACCGTAAGGAAAAACACTATGTTTGCACATTAAATTCAgatcaaggattttttttaaatatcagttgTTGTAAGGAAGACTCTCCAGGTCATGTGGCCATCACTGGCTGTCTTCATCGCTTCCTGCAGACGGATGGCATCTTTTGGAATCTGTTATGTCTTAAAATGTTGCCTGTagtgctgtgtaacaaatgaccCCACAACTTAGTGACTTTGTGTCTAAAAACAATGACATGCATCTTGCTCAGCAGCTTGCAATCTGCATAGTATCAGAGAGACAGCTCATCTGTGCTGTTGTTGCTCTTAGTTGGGGGGCCCTTACAAGGTTAGAGTTTCATTTCCAGGTGCAACACAGACTGAATGGTCTTGGTCTGATCCCTTCCTATGTCTGTTCATGGAATCAGGGTGATTGATGGCCGTAGCCTGGTGCCCTTGCTTCGAGGGGCTGCTGAGCACTCAGCACATGAGTTCCTGTTTCATTACTGTGGAAAGTATCTCCACGCGGCACGCTGGCACGAGAAGGACAGTAAGTACATACCTTCCCCCCGGTGCAAGGGGTGGCTTGCATGAGTCAGGGTTCCCCCAAGAAACAGAACCCACCGTGTgtgggatggatggatagatggagggaagggagggatgaggggtggatggatggatggatagatagagatGCATTGAGGAAAAATGGAGAGATGGATGAATGGGTTGGACAGATGAatgaacagagagagacagatggacagatggatagatgggtgggtggatggatggatagatggatggatgggtggagaCATACATGGGTGGACAGGTAGATGGATGTATGGATGCATGAATAGATGCATGGTCAGATAGAGATGGATAGacggatagatggatgggtagatagatggatggGCAGGTGTATGGACAGATGGAcaaatggatagatggatgggtggatggatggatgagtggagagatggatggatgagtggagagatgggtggatggatagataaatggatgggtggatgatggatggatggatggatggatggatgggctgTTTCagagatgagtggatggatgcatggatggacaaatgaacagatggacagacagatgaatggacagatgCATGCTTGGGTGGATGGTAGATGGTGGACTGGTAATAGGATAAATTAACATGTAATGAGATAGATGACAAGTAGATAATAGATGGATGAATGACAGAGATAGAAGATAAGGAGATGTAGACAAATGGATggatagaaacacacacagaggtttGAAAGACATGTCTCATGTGGCTGTAGGGCCTGGCAAGTCTGAAATGTTCAGGGCCAGCCCTCAGTCTGGCCGGCGTGGATGCTGCCACCTGGATTCTAAAGCCTAGAAACTCAGGCATGATTTCTAGATCGTACTCCGCAGTCATTCTTTCCTCTTTAGGGACCTTCAGTCTCCTTTGTCTCACACGTTCAATTGATTGGGTGAGACCCATCAGTATGGAGGGCAGCCTACCAATATAAATGTTCATCTCATTGGGTGCCCTGACCACGTCTCCATTTGCCTTTAGGTGGAAGACTCTGGAAGGTCCACTACATGACGCCACGATTCCACCCCAAGGGCGCAGGGGCCTGCTACGGCCGGGGTGTGTGCCCCTGCTCGGGGGACGGTGTGACCCAGCACAGCCCGCCCCTGCTCTTTGAGCTCTCCAGGGACCCTTCTGAGGCACGGCCCCTGTCCCCTGACTCTGAACCTCTGTACAACATGGTAGTAGCACAGGTGGGTGAGGCTGTGGAGCAGCACAGAAAGACCCTGAGCCCTGTGCCCACCCAGTTTTCCCTGAGCAACATCATCTGGAAGCCGTGGCTGCAGCCTTGCTGTGGGACCTTCCCCTTCTGCGCGTGTGGGCAGGATGAAGATCACAGTGAGACATGACCTCACACTTGGCAGGATGCCCGTCATCAGACAGACAGACGGGGTGAAACGAGTTGGCGGGAGTGTGGCAAACAGTGGAACCCTCATGCCCTGTGGGTGGGTATGcgaactggagcagccactctggaggctcctcaaaaaattcaaaatagagcttcctatgacccagtgattccactgctgggtatttaccccaaaggaaaTGGTAATAGGATCTCAAACAAATCTGCACCCCCATGTGCACAGCAGCATGATTCATGGCAGCCAAGACCTGGAAGGAACCCAACTTCTcatcgatggatggatggatggatggatcaatggatggatggatggatggatcgatggatggatggataaagaacaGGTGGTCCATCCACACGATGCAACATGACTCAGCCACGAGAAGGAAGGAGATCCTGCCATTTATGGATGACGTGGGGTGGACCTCAAGGACATTGTGCAAAGTGCAATAAGTCAGACAcacctagggaaaaaaaagcatgagcTCACCGATACatgcaatcttaaaaataaaaagaaattcgaACTTGTAGAAAGAGAGGATACAATAGTGATGGCTGCTAGGAGTTTGGGGGGAGATGGCTAGAGGATGCTCAGAGGACACGAACTTTCAGTTATGAGAGGATCACATCCTGGAGATGCCTGGGCCAGCACggcggtgggggggaggggctagTTTCTGATCCTGTATCCTGTCCTTGAAATCTGCTGAGAGACTAGCCGTGCGGTGTCGTCGCCGTGCACACCCTACGTGATCATTAGCGAAGGTGATGGGTGTGTTAATTCACTTCACCGGGGTGGTCATTTCACGCGGTGTACGGGTATCGCATCATCGTGCTGTACACCATAAATACATACAGTTTTGCCAGTTCTGCCCCCGTGAATCTgcgaaataaatattgaatgtttaaattaaatacttaaaagggAGAAGCACATCTCGCCCACAAACCAGGACGATGGAAGGGGACACACACCATAAGGTCTAGCTTGGGTTTCCCTGTCTTGAGTACCGTGTCCTGGGCACAGAGTGGGCAGTGGACACCCAGTAATGCCCCCAGTCCTGCTCCTCTCCTAAAGCTCGGGAGTGATCATGATGCCAGGATCCAATTTTTGTACACATTGATTTTAAAGCATCCATCCTTGGGGTTTCGCTGTGTCTGCGGACAGCCTTACACAAGGGGAGGCTGATGTTTCCGAGCCTCGTCTTTCTGGCTAACAGAGAAACCAGCTCCGTGTCTGGTGTTGAGGATTGGATGATCTCCTAAGCGGCTGATGTAACCGCACACATTACATTCACTGCCCCTCTGTCCTCATCTTACGAGTTAGAAATTACTTTGGGGCTGCTAGTAACAGACATCGGGAATAAATGCCATAAGCGAGAGAAGGATGTGTGCTCTCGGAGGGGAGCAACCGCGGGCTGGCAGCCTCATTGCAAATGCACGCTCTACTCTCCTCTGCCTCATGGTCTCAGGATGGCTGCAGCAGCTCCAGCCATGACGTGGACATTCCGGGCTGCAGGAAGAAGGGCATTCCTCCCAGTCGAGTCAGCCCCGGCGAAGGGGATTTTGCAGAAGTCCTAACCCCGGACCCCTGCCTCCATCCATAGATAGAACTGGGAATTGAGAGATGCACTCTTGCAAGTGGGCACATATCAGCCCCGGTGTTAGAATCAGGGTTCGTCTCAGCCTGAAGGTgaaacagccttttttttttttttttgacttgacTTGACTTGACCAAGGTCTTTGATACATCATTTCATTGCTAAATTAAGTGACTTCTTAAGCATATTTAGCCCTTGCTGTTCATTTATAAACGTCAGGAATTTCTGCAAGAAAtctccagggattttttttttccgtcCTTTATGACTTTATCTTCTTGTGAGTCAGTCTTTTCCAGTGAAATGTCTTTCTGCTCACAGAACACTATCAGTATCCAGCTCTACatcactgtgtttctttttttaatgcaaaactgactgggtgatgggcaccgagggggacacttgacgggatgagcactgggtgttatgctgtatgttggcaaatcaaactccaatgaaaaaatatacacacaaaaaaatgcaaaaccgAGGCAGAAGATGGGATgcccagcagggggtgggggcgtggaggggatgggggaaaccccccccccccccgccaccacaAGGCACAGGGAGCTGTGTGCAGACCCTCTGGGGTAAGCGGGATTCACAGCAGGGCTCGGGCACTCAGAGCTCATTCACAACCTGACCGGACAAGCCCCAGCTCAGTCTCCAGGGCTCTGGACTCACAGTGAAACATTGGCAAGGAGCCTCACCGGTTAGACCGGCTGTGGCTTAACTAAGGGGcaggacagacccctcccctccGCTGTCCGCTCTGAGCCAGCTTGAGAGGAGTTTCCTCCCACACAGCAAATGGGGAGCTTTGCACGTGGTGTCGGATGTTGCTGAATCCCCACggctgcctgccttcccctcccacACCCTTGTACCCAGCTCTGCCTGAGTGTGAGCACACCCAGAGGGGTCCCGGGGGTGCACTCCAACATCCAAACTGGGGAAAATTTGCAGATGTGCTCAGCTTTGGGTGGCCCCAAAGAtcagctggttaaacatccaGTGGGGTGCTCACCAGCACGtgcaaaaaaccccacatatttGGACACTCTACCTCTCACAGTGTCCCCAAGAGTGAATGCCAAACCCACCAGGGACCTAAACATTATGAGAAGAATCTgcaaaacattcaaaaaaaaaaaaaaaaaactcaggacaaaatctttatttttgggGGATTgggaaaagatttttgtttttaaggatacCCAAAGCCTGATCTACTATTCAAAACTTGATAAATGAGAGTTTATCAAAAGTCAAAGCTTGAGTGCTTCAAAGAGCACcgtgaagaaaaggagaagataagCTCGGGACCgtggagaaaaatatttccaaatgaataCAAATCCATAATAAGGAGACAAACCATCCGGTAAATGAGCAAAGACATGCAGTCGTTTTACTAAAGATACGAATGACTAATAAGCATGTAAAATGATAATTGGTCTGTGTTTCCTAATTCAGGAGTGGTGGCCCCAAAGAACCCCTGTTCTGCTTCAACTTGTCTCCAGTCCAACGCCAAAACCCATCAGCACTCGGGCTGCTCGCGTGCATTCAGGTAGCACTCAATGGTTTCAGCAGGATACGACCAACTGAGGACACTATACTTTGTTCCTCTATATCTACGCACTGTCACCCACCCTACAACGTCAGTATATCTACAAGTGCTTCTCCCACATGCCATTGCCTCCTGCCCccaaataataattgaaaaatattactAGGAAAatgcaatgtaaaaaaaaaaaacccacacaaccCTCTTTTAATGCACCAAAATATTAGTTATAGTACAGGTCAAATCTCTTGCGGATTCAACTTCTACAACCGTGTAGTCCTGACTTTACGTAGAATAGATTCTGGCGTTGGCATTATTCAAAGAACAACACCATATTACACCTCTTACAAATATGTTATTTAGAAACCTCAGAATGAActattcatttattgaatatgtcATGATATGACATATGAACATGTCACAATGTCTGCCATACAGAGAACTCAATAACTatgggatggatgggtggatggatggatggattgatggatgggtggatggatggatggatatatgagtggatggttggatggataggTGAGTGActggatggaaggatgggtggagggatagatggatggatggatggatggatggatggatggatggatggatggaaggttAGGTGGATGGActgatgggtagatggatgaaaggatgagtggataggtggatggaaggatggatgcaaggatgggtggaaggatggatgcaaggatgggtgggtggatggatggatggattgatgacTGGAGGATGGAAGGATGCATGAATGTgtggatgggtgagtggatggatggatatatgaaTGGATGGGTGGCTGGCTGAATAGGAATATGATGGCTGGATGAAAGGATaatggatggatgaaaggataGATGGATAGGTGTATGGATGGATATAccagtagatggatggatgaaaagaGGTATGATGGGTGGataaatggatgatggatggatgaaaagaGGTATAATGGGTGGataaatggatgatggatggatgaaaggatgGATGAATGACTGGATACATGGAtgggtggttggatggatggatagactgagtgaatgaatgaatgaatgaatgaattcacaaCACTGAAAAACAGTGTTAGGAAATGGGCAGCTTCCCTAGAGAGAGACCTTAGGGAATTTCACAAACTGAGAAGTAAATAGCTCTACACATTTTACTGCAATTaggaattctggaaaaaaaaatgttggtgacTTAAATTTAGTGTAGGACAAAGACACCCACATCCCTTCCCTCTGTTACATATAATATATCATTCTGATGGCTCAGGACGCACGCAAACACACACCAGAAGGGACACCATGTcgctgttttaaaattttaattgaagtgCATTAACATCCATTCACATCAGAAGATAGAGACCAGAATGCAGAACAGAAGTCCGTGTTGAACGGACACCTTAAAGCAAGGAACTTGTGTCCAGAAACAGGAGTTCTCTTCCCCACAGAAGCTGAACCAGATTCAAATATCCATCATCTGGACTCTTTCCTCCTTCTCAGTATGTCAGACCCAGGCTTCTGATTTCCATAACCCAACACCACAGCACACAGCACCCACGGTCTTTCCCCAGAATAAATATAGTGTCATTCTAATGGCTGATGACCGTCCCAGCTCAATCCCTATAAGGCTATATCCATATGGCTATCTTCACTTAGCTCTGGAAGCATCCTAGGTGTGATGCCAACCAAGACTGCAGACCATTAGCCACCCAGACGTAAAGGAAACAACCCCTGCATAACTCACATCTTGCGGAAGCTCACATCACAACTCATGTCATGCACTCCCCCAGATTCCCCTACCCAAGGGCTCACCTGCTCGACATGATGTAAAATGTGGCCAAACACACCCACCCAGCTATAGCAGGGCCAACACCACTTGGTCCAAACCTATCTGTACGAAACCTTTTGATGTTCCACACCATGTGCATGATAATGCATtctaacttcaaaaaaaaaaaaaaaaaacccacacacatttCCCTCTCTTTAGGACAGTGATGCCTGTTTCTAATTATGATTGTGGTGGCCATGAGCAGTGACCCTGTGAGCTGTTCCAACACACTGCATGAATTCACAAAATTGGGGTACTTCGGAAGATGAGGATTTCTCCTACAGCATCCAGTCTCATAAAAGTGAGATGCAAACAGGTGCATTGAAATGGTCTGGAGAACACAGTGACTTGACTCACTACTTGGGACTGAGGTAGTGATATCCAGCATAGAGCAGTGAAGTGCACGGGACGGCAAACGGATCTGCCTCTAAACCAAGAGCCTCCCCAGATCCTGTTAGTGTGAACGAGGTGTCATTAGAACCAGCTGGAGTAAACCCTTGGTTCTCCCAAACCAAGACGACGCTCTATGTCCCAAGCCAGCTAGAGTCTCCCTTCCACGTTACCTCCAGCGTTTCCCCAGTTGGGCATCTGTTAATGGCACCTGGCAGTCCCACTGGGTTTTGCAGAAGAGAAATAGCAGCTGTAGTGTCTCCATGAGAATTACCCTCGTCTGAACGTCTCCCTAGTCCTCAAGGAAAAGACTTTCCATCGTTGAGGCTTCCTGAGGTCCTGAATACATACACTGGTGTCATTAGCTCAGGGACAGAAGAGAATCTGCAGGGACGTCTAACCCTACATAGGATAGGTCATGGTAGCACCTGCCCAAGGCAGCATCCCAGAGCTCTTTGGAGCAGGACCAGAGAGCACAAAGAAGGGTCTACCAGAAGTTTATTCCTGCTCCCACTTGCTGAAAAGAACTGGCAGCTCAGGGAAGCCAAGAAGGCATGGGTAGCTTGGATCGGCAGGGCGGGAGCGGGGAGGTAGGGGGCTTTAAGCTGAGTTTTTGGCGGTCTACATAATTTTTGTGAGGCACTCAAGTTGGTCAGCCACAAATAGAGGCACATAGTTGAACACCTGTTCCCTCTGAAGGGCGTGGAGGAGATGTCCGCGTTCACGGGATCATGCAACAGAACACTGTCTAACCACACACGGCGTAACAGGACCGCTCGGGTTACTGCAGAAACCGGTCCAACTTCTCCTGGATGCGCGCGAATGCATCCTTCCCCATGTAATCGATGCgtccctcctcccacttcctcctttcttcctcggGACTCAGCTCCTTGACCTTCTCTTCAATGGAAATCTCGAAAACCGACACGGCCAGGTCAACCTAGGGACGACAGACAGACAGGAGACAGTTTTTGAGGCCATCGCTGGGGTGACATAACGTCCGCTTTAGCCACTGGTTCTACAAATGAAGCTCAGTTCTTCTGAACAAAATACGTGCTGAGCTGAATATCACACTCTTTGAAGACGATGCTTTTCCTGGCCACGTTTTGTGAAGTCTTACAAAATACCATTCTACATGTGTTCACTTTTGCGTTACAAGTGTTTTAATTTCTGGCCACTAAACTGATTTACGCACACACTCGCACCTATTTAATGCTTCCACGCACCCGAAACCTCAATGTCTTGCATCACCGCATATAATGAAACTACGTGAAATCAAGAGAATGGTTGCCATATATGAATAAAGCCCATAGTAGTTTGGACCACCCGGCAAAGCCATTTCAGCAATGACCCCAGTGGTTTTCTGCTTGCAGATGGTGCGGTTTTTATCTTCCTAAAGCCAAAATATGAGagaatatataaacacacacatgtgcaaacACACTCACCTTTTCTTTGGCACCCAATGAGCCAACAAAAGTAGTAAATACGTTTGTTCTAAAAATTTCTTACCAAGGATTAGGAAAAGACGTCTAGAAATATGCACGTGGTGATAACATACACACCCACAGATGCTACAGGGGACACCCAGGTACTCCCCAGACGCCGTGTGCATTGGTGGGATAATACCAGATGGTTCAATTTGATTTTCGATGCCACTGGGCATATGGTACGTACTCTCTACTCTAACTTTTTGCAGGTGTCTTT
This genomic window contains:
- the LOC140628223 gene encoding arylsulfatase D-like isoform X3, which gives rise to MILALGILVAMGTAPSGMEAHDGYRALQWNGASGGLPENETTFARILQQQGYATGLIGKWHQGVNCESRTDHCHHPLNHGFDYFYGMPFTLVNDCHPDRPPEVDATTRAKLWLSTQMAALAVLTIAVGKVCGLISVSWKVVLGAASLVFLFFVSWYASFGFVRRWNCILMRNHDVTEQPMDLERTTSHMLREAVSYIERNKHQPFLLFLSLLHVHIPLVTTKQFLGKSQHGLYGDNVEEMDWLVGEVLNAIEENGLKNTTFTYFTSDHGGHLEARDERGQLGGWNGIFRGGKGMGGWEGGIRVPGIFRWPGVLPAGRVIHEPTSLMDVFPTVVQLGGGEVPQDRVIDGRSLVPLLRGAAEHSAHEFLFHYCGKYLHAARWHEKDSGRLWKVHYMTPRFHPKGAGACYGRGVCPCSGDGVTQHSPPLLFELSRDPSEARPLSPDSEPLYNMVVAQVGEAVEQHRKTLSPVPTQFSLSNIIWKPWLQPCCGTFPFCACGQDEDHSET